The following coding sequences lie in one Arachis stenosperma cultivar V10309 chromosome 5, arast.V10309.gnm1.PFL2, whole genome shotgun sequence genomic window:
- the LOC130980617 gene encoding uncharacterized protein LOC130980617: protein MNDRATRGRENSSGKEDLIDRNIKKSKLNRDEIIPDADQSTKETTEATEKKTTWADKVKTIMNPLEPTTIPGLYWDKLIQGDTEMELPPDEIIQMVIHDYDHEDWKENSKEGSAPFNQAEEGDYRHALLEEPWQMVDHYLLVQSQEILATYHSQLSQIGFWAQQKFTSGTGSRYEVLEQEDPQIQGPNTHRTNEPTPLSNAQTSYLKNKKRFFQKSQELTRIKERGTRRVLIQIREHPTQLKKLLCNLRLKVVVPSSQIYYPTKEKVDMANRIHRNVVKAILATDPPDPGAGMSTTSNKIELIFSNNRDDAVNMMVDQNFSGVHT from the exons ATGAATGACAGGGCGACAAGGGGGAGAGAAAATTCTTCCGGAAAAGAAGACCTCATTGATCGCAATATCAAGAAATCGAAATTGAACAGGGACGAGATCATCCCAGATGCAGACCAATCCACCAAGGAAACCACAGAAGCTACGGAGAAGAAGACAACATGGGCAGATAAGGTGAAAACGATAATGAATCCTCTAGAACCTACAACCATTCCTGGCTTGTACTGGGATAAGCTCATACAAGGGGATACAGAGATGGAACTCCCACCAGATGAGATCATTCAAATGGTGATTCATGATTACGATCATGAAGACTGGAAAGAGAACTCCAAGGAGGGTTCCGCTCCCTTCAATCAAGCCG AAGAAGGCGATTATCGCCATGCACTCTTAGAAGAACCATGGCAAATGGTAGATCATTACTTACTGGTCCAAAG CCAGGAAATCTTAGCAACGTACCATTCGCAACTATCCCAAATCGGGTTTTGGGCCCAACAAAAGTTTACAAGTGGGACAGGTTCTAGGTATGAGGTGCTCGAACAAGAAGATCCCCAAATCCAAGGCCCTAATACTCATAGGACAAATGAACCAACACCTTTATCAAATGCCCAAACCTCTTATTTGAAGAACAAAAAAAGGTTCTTCCAAAAGTCTCAAGAGCTAACCCGAATCAAGGAAAGAGGCACCAGACGAGTACTAATTCAAATTAGGGAGCATCCCACTCAACTAAAAAAGTTACTATGCAACCTTCGTCTAAAG GTGGTAGTACCGTCTTCACAAATCTATTACCCAACTAAGGAAAAGGTAGATATGGCTAATCGGATTCATCGGAATGTTGTGAAGGCAATTTTGGCGACGGATCCACCTGACCCTGGAGCAGGCATGAGCACAACTAGCAACAAAATCGAGTTGATTTTCTCCAATAATAGGGATGATGCAGTGAACATGATGGTGGACCAAAACTTTTCTGGGGTTCATACTTGA